One Prinia subflava isolate CZ2003 ecotype Zambia chromosome 9, Cam_Psub_1.2, whole genome shotgun sequence DNA segment encodes these proteins:
- the NUDT13 gene encoding NAD(P)H pyrophosphatase NUDT13, mitochondrial, whose amino-acid sequence MAAVYQALHRRVSSLACRLHSTYVRKMRYLNQLKEDDSLCRQAQTSGTFYLFHNLSPFLQKVGKKYLVPQLSAAEMKGILEKFQEAEQWMEKSVLIGCSDEHRPRFALDLGALDKSVIESELQGSFTDLRKALFVVDGKDSSLLASAQSLLRWHDSHQYCSRTGQPTQKNPAGSKRVCHASGVTYYPQMSPVVITLVSSGSRCLLARQPSFPPGMFTALSGFCDLGESVEEAVRREVAEEVGLEVEALRYSASQHWPFPSSSLMIACHALVGAQRAEISMDTLELEEARWFGLEEIVEGLKREPSTSKQEDGSILPWFPPKQAIAHQLIREWVQQQTAHTA is encoded by the exons ATGGCTGCAGTGTATCAAGCACTGCACAGGAGAGTTTCCTCCCTTGCCTGCAGGTTGCACTCCACCTATGTGAGAAAAATGAG ATACTTAAATCAGCTAAAGGAAGATGACAGCCTTTGTAGACAAGCTCAGACCTCAGGAACTTTCTACCTCTTTCACAATCTCTCCCCCTTCCTGCAGAAAGTTGGGAAGAAATATTTGGTAccacagctcagtgcagcag AGATGAAAGGGATTCTGGAGAAGTTCCAAGAGGCTGAGCAGTGGATGGAGAAGTCGGTGCTGATCGGGTGTTCGGACGAGCACAGACCGCGCTTCGCGCTGGATTTAG gAGCCTTGGATAAATCAGTCATTGAGTCAGAACTGCAGGGATCATTTACTGACCTACGAAAGGCTCTCTTTGTAGTGGATGGGAAGGATTCTTCTTTGCTGGCTTCG gccCAGTCCCTTCTGCGGTGGCACGATTCCCACCAGTACTGCAGCAGAACTGGGCAGCCCACCCAGAAGAACCCAGCTGGCAGCAAACGTGTCTGCCACGCCAGTGGAGTCACCTACTACCCTCAG ATGTCTCCAGTGGTGATCACCCTGGTGTCCAGCGGGAGCCGGTGCCTCCTGGCCCGGCAGCCCTCGTTTCCCCCGGGGATGTTCACAGCTCTCTCAGGCTTCTGTGACCTGG GTGAAAGCGTGGAGGAGGCGGTGCGGCGAGAAGTGGCCGAAGAGGTGGGGCTGGAGGTGGAGGCGCTGCGCTACTCGGCTTCCCAGCACtggcccttccccagcagctccctgatgATCGCCTGCCACGCCCTGGTGGGAGCCCAGCGGGCTGAG ATCAGTATGGACACCCTGGAACTGGAGGAAGCCCGTTGGTTTGGCCTGGAGGAAATTGTGGAGGGTCTCAAGAGGGAGCCCAGCACCTCAAAGCAAGAGGATGGTAGTATTTTACCCTGGTTCCCTCCCAAACAGGCCATTGCTCACCAGCTGATCCGTGAGTGGGTTCAGCAGCAGACTGCCCACACAGCTTAG